Below is a genomic region from Candidatus Cloacimonadota bacterium.
TCTCTCGAACGCAATAAGTCTCTCTTCTCCACATTGAGTGTCTAACTTGGTACAAGTTTCACTAATTCCCTTTATCAATTGCTTGTATTCTGCGCTAAAATATGCTCGATAATGCATTAGAATACTTGATCTTTCTAATGGTTGAGAACAGAATGGGCAGAATTCATCATCACTTTCTACTGGAACTGATTGGAGAAAAGACATTCCTTGAGAAATCCAATGCTCTGGGCTAATTGAGTACTTACCAAAATGATCCTTAACTAATTGCAGTGCTGTTGAATCTAGGGTATCCAATGATGAAGCAAGCAAATCTGTGTAAGCCGATAGATTGAACTCAGGTAATTGAATTAGTGTAAATAGAGCAGCGCTCGAGATTTCTGCAGCGTTTTGAGCAGCCAACAGATTTCTTTCAGCACCAGTGATTTTAGCATCTATATCATCTTCATTGGGTAAACTGCAGAAATCATCAACACTATAACCATGCCTCGATTCTGTTGGGATCAGACCGGATAATCTCTGGAGTTCTCGATTGTGGTCTTCAATTTGCTGAATGTAATCATTTAACTGCCTGTTTAAACTTACTCCTTGCTCGCCGATTATCAACTCATGTAGATTCTGCCTGTGGCTTGGATCGACCATCAAACCAGAGCAAACATTATTGGCAACAAAGACGTCATCATAAATCACAATTTCTGGTATGGTCCTAGTCCATGTGCCATTTTGGAATTGGACAGTTTGATTTCCTTCACATGTTAAAACTACATGGGGATTGGATTGACTACCTATACTACTTCTTTCATTAATGTGAATCGGTTCCCCAGTCATCAGAGATCTTAGTATGGCAGATAGGGTTGTTTTACCCCTTCCATTCTCAGCATAAATCAGATTCAATCGCTTTAAATCAACGTTAGCTGCCCCGCTCATTCTTACAAAGAGTCCTGTGTTATCGATATAGTTAATTTTTTCTATCATAGTTGCCTCATCCGTCTTACTTCCATTAAGAGTGCAGTTTAACCGACTGCTCAATCAAACTAAGGATGTAAGAAATTCTTGTATCGTCTCTTACTACTATCTGATAATCACCGTTCCCCCATTTACCCTTGCCGGATACATCCTCTGCTAAGCCAAGATTATCAATCAGTTGACCTTTTGGCATATTTATGGTTATCTTAATCTTGGACCTCTGAATCTCGATGTCCACAATGTTAGTATTTCTTTTAAATGCTATATATAGCTTTTTGGGTTCTACGCTTAACTTCCACTTAGCAACGATCTCGTCTCTGAGTGTCTCGTAAAGAGAGGCAATATCTTCGTTAGCTTTTTTGAGATGGTCTTCTTCAGTATAAACTACAATCTCATTTGTTACTTTACCTAGTTTCGTATCTATGGGAGATAGTTTTTTTATGCTGGTACCTGATCTGCCATAGTCTATTCTGCGATATGACATGTGGTTTTCTGAGTAGAACTTAATCTCCCAAAGTGAAATGGGGAGATCATTAAAGATTAGCGAACCTAACTGATAGCTGTTGAATGCAGTTGAAACAAAATACACTCTGGACTGAGCCCAATCTATATCACCAATTTGGAGATTTTTATTATTAACTAGGTTATACTGGAGGACAAAATCTGCCTTGCGATC
It encodes:
- a CDS encoding DUF5655 domain-containing protein yields the protein DRKADFVLQYNLVNNKNLQIGDIDWAQSRVYFVSTAFNSYQLGSLIFNDLPISLWEIKFYSENHMSYRRIDYGRSGTSIKKLSPIDTKLGKVTNEIVVYTEEDHLKKANEDIASLYETLRDEIVAKWKLSVEPKKLYIAFKRNTNIVDIEIQRSKIKITINMPKGQLIDNLGLAEDVSGKGKWGNGDYQIVVRDDTRISYILSLIEQSVKLHS